A window of Mucilaginibacter paludis DSM 18603 contains these coding sequences:
- a CDS encoding intradiol ring-cleavage dioxygenase, with protein MERKSFLKTFAIAAATGPMVLEACKKNSGSDDTTTTSTVNSDETPTETEGPYPYVGGEVNNPLQRADVTDGQTGVALNLILTVINVNSSKAVVPNVRVDMWQCNKDGYYSGYANQPGILGTQSYVGKTWLRGYQLSDTNGQVKFTTIYPGWYAGRATHIHLEIFINGVLKKTAQMAFPETVSDVVYVSSLYSAHGINTTRNASDSVFGDSASDLAKETLSLSGSISAGYTGIYTIGLAL; from the coding sequence ATGGAACGTAAAAGCTTTTTAAAAACTTTTGCCATAGCAGCCGCTACCGGGCCTATGGTATTGGAGGCCTGCAAAAAAAACTCTGGAAGCGATGATACAACTACAACAAGCACAGTTAACAGCGATGAAACCCCTACGGAAACTGAAGGCCCCTATCCATACGTGGGAGGCGAGGTTAACAACCCGCTGCAAAGAGCCGACGTTACCGACGGTCAAACCGGCGTAGCACTTAATCTTATCCTTACGGTTATTAATGTAAATAGTAGTAAAGCTGTTGTGCCTAATGTACGGGTAGATATGTGGCAGTGTAATAAAGATGGCTATTACTCCGGCTATGCAAATCAGCCCGGTATTTTAGGTACGCAAAGTTATGTTGGCAAAACCTGGTTGAGAGGTTATCAACTATCAGACACCAATGGACAAGTTAAATTTACTACTATTTATCCAGGATGGTACGCAGGCCGCGCCACGCATATCCACCTGGAAATATTCATCAACGGGGTATTGAAAAAAACAGCGCAAATGGCATTTCCCGAAACCGTATCGGATGTTGTTTACGTAAGTAGCCTTTACTCGGCTCATGGTATCAACACAACACGGAATGCGAGCGATAGTGTTTTTGGCGATTCGGCCAGCGACCTGGCTAAAGAAACTTTAAGCTTATCCGGAAGTATTTCTGCGGGTTATACGGGTATTTACACTATAGGGTTGGCACTGTAA
- a CDS encoding PhoH family protein, which yields MSKEGKTRAGGKKKIFVLDTSVILYDHNAFQNFQENDVAIPIQVLEELDNMKNGNDTRNFEARSFIRMMDDLSQNNLISHWLPLHGINKGQFKIVVDKKTDTDAEEIFGDGKVDHRILNAALGLQHENPDKRVILVSKDICLRLKAKSLDLHAEDYETGKIKNLEQLYTGKAIVNKVPDKVLTTFAKNGILNPDDLELGSLQNNHFYILHGKKRSIPAFYNGQSKQLEEVVEQPVFNISPKNVEQSFAIHALLNPNIKLVSIQGNAGTGKTLLALASALEQRKDFRQIYVTRPIVPLSNKDIGFLPGDIKSKIDPYMAPIWDNLKFIKDQFSDDDKVKLKIDEMVTNEKIAIAPLAFIRGRTLTKIFFIVDEAQNLTPHEIKTIISRAGEHSKFVFTGDIYQIDTPYLDAESNGLSYLIDKAKNHPLYAHITLQKGERSELANLATELL from the coding sequence ATGAGTAAAGAGGGTAAAACCAGGGCTGGCGGCAAGAAAAAAATTTTTGTTCTTGATACGTCCGTTATCTTGTATGATCATAATGCATTTCAAAATTTTCAGGAAAACGACGTAGCGATCCCGATCCAGGTTTTGGAAGAGCTGGATAATATGAAAAATGGGAATGACACCCGCAACTTTGAAGCTCGAAGCTTTATCCGGATGATGGACGATCTTTCGCAGAACAACCTGATCAGCCATTGGTTGCCACTTCATGGTATCAACAAAGGACAATTTAAAATTGTGGTTGATAAGAAGACCGATACCGACGCGGAAGAGATTTTTGGCGATGGCAAGGTGGATCATCGCATCCTGAATGCAGCCCTTGGTTTACAACATGAAAACCCAGATAAGCGGGTAATTTTAGTTTCAAAAGATATTTGCCTGCGGTTGAAAGCAAAATCTCTCGACTTGCACGCTGAAGATTATGAAACCGGCAAAATCAAGAACCTGGAGCAATTGTACACCGGCAAGGCTATCGTAAACAAGGTTCCGGATAAGGTACTCACCACATTTGCAAAAAATGGAATTTTAAACCCGGACGACCTTGAATTGGGGAGCCTGCAGAACAATCACTTTTACATACTACACGGAAAAAAAAGATCGATACCTGCGTTTTATAACGGCCAAAGCAAACAGCTGGAAGAGGTTGTTGAGCAACCGGTTTTCAATATCAGCCCCAAAAATGTGGAGCAATCATTTGCTATTCATGCCTTACTTAATCCCAATATCAAGTTGGTAAGTATACAGGGTAATGCCGGTACGGGCAAAACATTACTGGCGCTGGCCAGCGCGCTGGAGCAACGGAAAGATTTTAGGCAGATATACGTAACGCGCCCCATTGTGCCTTTAAGCAATAAGGACATTGGATTTTTACCCGGTGATATTAAGTCGAAGATTGATCCTTATATGGCACCGATATGGGACAATTTAAAGTTTATCAAAGATCAGTTTAGCGACGACGATAAAGTAAAGCTAAAGATTGATGAAATGGTTACTAACGAGAAAATTGCCATAGCGCCCCTGGCATTTATCCGGGGCCGTACCTTAACTAAGATATTTTTTATTGTTGATGAAGCTCAAAATTTAACTCCGCACGAAATTAAAACCATTATCAGCAGAGCTGGAGAACACAGTAAATTTGTTTTTACCGGGGATATATATCAAATTGATACACCTTATTTAGATGCGGAAAGCAACGGGTTATCATACCTCATTGATAAAGCAAAAAACCATCCGCTTTATGCGCATATCACCTTGCAAAAGGGCGAACGGAGTGAACTGGCAAACTTAGCTACGGAGTTGTTATAA
- a CDS encoding TIGR03915 family putative DNA repair protein, with protein MTTLFHDGSFEGILTAIFEIYARKLEMVKLLKQGSHSAAMFTYELNIPTDESRAKRVLAGLIKKIGSAGVQRLYVAYLSEINDSDNPIIGYIRYVFDSERPVEDDYSNKYVLRISEIVRMVRREKHRMEAFVRFQKLKDETFYATIDPDFNVLPLILRHFRKRYADQKWLIYDTRRGFGLYYDLHQVEYITLDFSEQAVGSNIVCQYESDEAIYQVLWKDYFKSVNITERKNNKLHLRHVPKRYWKNLTEKF; from the coding sequence ATGACAACACTTTTTCACGATGGATCGTTCGAAGGGATTTTAACCGCCATATTCGAAATTTATGCACGGAAGCTTGAAATGGTAAAACTGTTAAAGCAAGGAAGCCATAGTGCTGCCATGTTTACCTACGAACTTAATATACCAACCGATGAAAGCCGGGCAAAGCGTGTATTGGCAGGGTTGATAAAAAAAATAGGATCCGCAGGCGTGCAACGCTTGTACGTAGCTTACCTGTCAGAAATTAACGACTCAGATAACCCTATTATAGGTTACATAAGGTATGTGTTTGATAGCGAGCGACCTGTTGAGGATGATTATAGTAACAAATATGTGCTGCGCATTTCGGAAATTGTGCGGATGGTGCGGCGCGAAAAACACCGGATGGAGGCCTTTGTCCGCTTTCAAAAACTGAAGGACGAAACTTTTTATGCCACCATAGATCCCGACTTTAACGTATTGCCTTTGATATTGAGGCATTTTAGAAAACGATATGCCGACCAAAAATGGCTTATCTATGATACCCGCCGCGGCTTTGGTTTGTATTACGATTTACACCAGGTTGAATATATTACTTTAGATTTTTCGGAGCAGGCCGTGGGAAGCAATATTGTATGTCAGTACGAAAGCGATGAAGCGATATACCAGGTATTGTGGAAGGATTATTTTAAAAGTGTAAACATAACCGAACGAAAAAATAACAAGCTGCATTTGCGGCATGTGCCTAAACGCTACTGGAAAAACCTCACCGAAAAATTTTAA
- a CDS encoding putative DNA modification/repair radical SAM protein — translation MANWERIQEKLQILADAAKYDVSCASSGSKRKNENKGLGNASNGICHTYTEDGRCVSLLKILLTNHCIFDCAYCISRKSNDIKRAAFTVQEVVDLTINFYRRNYIEGLFLSSGIFKDADYTMERLVRIAKKLRTEHNFNGYIHLKSIPGASDELMREAGLYADRLSINLEMPTEEGLKLLAPDKNRQDMIKPMDFLKHELILRKEEKKLFKKAPLFAPAGQSTQMVIGATPENDHHILFTANHFYKSFNLKRVYYSGYVPISDDKRLPGLNTAVPMVRENRLYQADWLMRFYGFKVDEIVNAHVPHLDLDIDPKLGWAIRNMQVFPLDINHADLQLILRIPGIGVQSAHKIVSARKFNKLNWDNLKKMGVALNRARYFITCGSNEFERRDLTGTKIKQFILAESQSKYLKTQPSQLSMF, via the coding sequence ATGGCAAACTGGGAAAGGATACAGGAGAAGTTGCAAATATTGGCCGATGCTGCTAAGTACGATGTGTCGTGCGCTTCAAGCGGCAGTAAACGCAAAAACGAAAATAAAGGGCTGGGGAACGCCAGCAACGGTATTTGCCATACCTATACCGAGGATGGGCGCTGCGTTTCCTTACTCAAAATTCTGTTAACCAATCACTGTATTTTCGATTGTGCCTACTGTATTTCGCGCAAAAGCAACGATATCAAGCGCGCCGCTTTTACCGTGCAGGAAGTGGTAGACCTCACCATCAATTTCTATCGCCGTAACTATATCGAGGGTTTATTTTTAAGCTCGGGCATTTTTAAAGATGCCGATTATACCATGGAGCGTTTGGTGCGTATTGCTAAAAAGCTTCGTACCGAGCACAACTTTAACGGTTATATCCACCTGAAATCAATACCCGGGGCGAGTGATGAACTGATGCGCGAAGCTGGCCTTTATGCCGACCGGCTAAGCATTAACTTGGAAATGCCAACCGAAGAAGGTTTAAAGCTTTTAGCTCCTGATAAAAACCGCCAGGACATGATTAAGCCGATGGACTTTTTAAAGCACGAATTGATATTACGAAAAGAGGAAAAAAAGCTGTTTAAAAAGGCGCCGCTGTTTGCACCGGCAGGCCAGAGTACCCAAATGGTAATTGGGGCCACACCAGAAAACGACCACCATATTTTATTTACTGCTAACCATTTTTACAAAAGCTTTAATTTAAAACGCGTTTATTATTCGGGCTATGTGCCCATCAGTGATGATAAGCGCCTGCCGGGCCTCAATACCGCAGTACCTATGGTTAGGGAAAACCGGCTGTACCAAGCCGATTGGTTAATGCGTTTTTATGGTTTTAAGGTGGATGAAATTGTGAATGCCCATGTGCCGCATCTTGATTTGGATATTGATCCCAAATTGGGCTGGGCCATCCGCAACATGCAGGTATTTCCTTTAGATATTAACCATGCCGACCTGCAGTTAATTTTGCGTATACCCGGTATCGGCGTTCAGTCTGCACATAAAATTGTAAGCGCCCGAAAGTTTAATAAGTTAAATTGGGATAATTTAAAAAAGATGGGCGTAGCCCTTAACCGTGCCCGGTATTTTATCACCTGCGGTAGTAACGAATTTGAGCGCCGAGATCTTACCGGAACCAAGATCAAACAATTTATATTGGCCGAGTCGCAAAGTAAATATCTTAAAACACAACCTTCGCAATTGAGTATGTTTTAA
- a CDS encoding organic hydroperoxide resistance protein: MEKLYTAVVTAKGGRDGHIKSSDGVIDLELKAPKAMGGEDGYANPELLFAGAWGSCYLGALGSVGKRDNVDVKEATVDVHISFNKESEASYNLSAELHVHIPGLDLEKAQKLADAAHKGCPYSKATRGNIDVKIIAE; the protein is encoded by the coding sequence ATGGAAAAATTATATACCGCTGTAGTTACAGCAAAAGGCGGCCGCGACGGCCATATCAAATCATCAGACGGTGTTATCGATCTGGAATTAAAAGCTCCGAAAGCGATGGGTGGCGAAGATGGATATGCCAATCCTGAATTATTATTTGCCGGTGCCTGGGGAAGCTGCTATCTGGGCGCTTTAGGCTCGGTGGGCAAACGCGATAACGTTGATGTAAAAGAAGCTACGGTTGATGTACATATCTCTTTTAACAAGGAGAGCGAAGCATCCTACAACTTATCTGCGGAACTGCACGTGCATATCCCGGGATTAGACCTGGAAAAAGCTCAAAAACTGGCAGATGCCGCACATAAGGGTTGCCCTTACTCCAAAGCTACCAGGGGCAACATCGACGTGAAAATTATTGCTGAATAG
- a CDS encoding ABC transporter ATP-binding protein, translating to MLQFVNFKKSYGNYPALQVPDLEIKDGIYWIKGVNGSGKSTLLKSIAGILAFNGDILLNGDISIKKQPVAFRKLVNFAEAEPLFPEFLTGGEMIRLFADAKDASPGQEREYIESMGIQTYMDRPIGTYSSGMLKKLSLVLAFLGKPKLILLDEPLITIDTAALKILYSWMADGYRKAGTTFLLTSHQALDPLELPEAKELLVENQTLNVVA from the coding sequence ATGCTTCAATTTGTAAACTTCAAAAAATCTTACGGCAACTATCCGGCGCTGCAGGTTCCGGATCTTGAAATAAAAGATGGTATTTATTGGATCAAGGGCGTAAACGGATCGGGTAAGAGCACTTTGCTTAAATCAATTGCCGGTATATTGGCCTTTAATGGTGATATTTTATTAAATGGCGACATCAGTATCAAAAAACAACCGGTAGCCTTTCGTAAGCTGGTTAACTTTGCAGAAGCGGAGCCGCTTTTTCCGGAGTTTTTAACCGGCGGCGAGATGATCAGGCTATTTGCCGATGCCAAAGACGCGTCGCCGGGGCAGGAGCGGGAATACATCGAAAGTATGGGCATTCAAACTTATATGGACAGGCCGATAGGCACTTACTCCAGCGGTATGTTAAAAAAGCTGTCGCTGGTGTTGGCCTTTTTAGGAAAACCCAAATTGATTTTGTTAGACGAACCGTTGATCACCATTGATACCGCTGCCCTCAAGATATTATATAGCTGGATGGCCGATGGTTACAGAAAAGCAGGTACTACATTTTTGCTAACATCGCATCAGGCGCTCGATCCTTTGGAATTGCCTGAAGCCAAAGAGCTTTTGGTTGAAAATCAAACCCTGAACGTTGTAGCCTGA